A single window of Pseudomonas benzenivorans DNA harbors:
- a CDS encoding YkgJ family cysteine cluster protein, translated as MKNNLIAAAELDRLDTWAKYTSDMCHSCMSSCCTLPVEARIGDLIRIGVVDDFERGEPAKNIAKRLQKDGIVERFNQKTGVFTLARMSNNDCLYLDRQSRLCTIYDKRPDTCRNHPKVGPRPGYCAYKPKPLK; from the coding sequence ATGAAGAACAACCTGATCGCCGCCGCCGAACTCGACCGCCTGGACACCTGGGCCAAATACACCAGCGACATGTGCCACAGCTGCATGTCCAGCTGCTGCACCCTGCCGGTCGAGGCGCGCATCGGCGACCTGATCCGCATCGGCGTGGTCGACGACTTCGAGCGCGGCGAACCGGCCAAGAACATCGCCAAGCGCCTGCAGAAAGACGGCATCGTCGAGCGCTTCAACCAGAAGACCGGGGTCTTTACCCTGGCGCGCATGAGCAACAACGACTGCCTGTATCTGGATCGCCAGTCGCGCCTGTGCACCATCTACGACAAGCGCCCCGACACCTGCCGCAACCACCCCAAGGTCGGTCCGCGCCCGGGCTACTGCGCCTACAAGCCGAAACCCCTGAAGTAG
- the gloA gene encoding lactoylglutathione lyase produces the protein MAFNTETQAGVCLEPDAVTQDYVFNHSMLRIKDPQRSLDFYSRVLGMRLLRRLDFAEGKFSLYFLAMTKGEAVPEDVAERQRYTFGRQSVLELTHNWGSEHDDTQYHNGNKEPRGFGHICFAVPDVQAACARFEALGVNYVKRLEQGSMRNIAFITDPDGYWIEIVQPSLNGEIGRA, from the coding sequence ATGGCGTTCAATACGGAAACCCAGGCCGGGGTCTGCCTCGAGCCGGATGCAGTCACCCAGGACTACGTGTTCAACCACAGCATGCTGCGCATCAAGGATCCGCAGCGCTCGCTGGATTTCTACAGCCGCGTGCTGGGCATGCGCCTGCTGCGCCGCCTGGACTTCGCCGAAGGCAAGTTCTCCCTGTACTTCCTGGCGATGACCAAGGGCGAGGCGGTACCAGAGGACGTCGCCGAGCGTCAGCGCTACACCTTCGGCCGTCAGTCGGTGCTGGAGCTGACCCATAACTGGGGCAGCGAGCACGACGACACCCAGTACCACAACGGCAACAAGGAGCCGCGCGGTTTCGGCCATATCTGCTTCGCCGTGCCGGACGTGCAGGCCGCCTGTGCCCGTTTCGAGGCCTTGGGGGTCAACTACGTCAAGCGCCTGGAGCAGGGCTCGATGCGCAACATCGCCTTTATCACCGACCCCGACGGCTACTGGATCGAGATCGTCCAGCCGAGCCTGAACGGCGAGATCGGCCGCGCCTGA
- the typA gene encoding translational GTPase TypA, whose protein sequence is MIENLRNIAIIAHVDHGKTTLVDKLLRQSGTLERGELNDERVMDSNDQEKERGITILAKNTAIRWNDYRINIVDTPGHADFGGEVERVMSMVDSVLLLVDAQDGPMPQTRFVTKKAFEAGLKPIVVINKVDRPGARPDWVLDQIFDLFDNLGATEEQLDFQVVYASALNGIAGLDHTAMAEDMSPLYQAIVDHVPAPQVDVDGPFQMQISALDYNSFLGIIGVGRIARGRVKPNTPVVAIDTEGKKRNGRILKLMGHHGLHRVDVEEATAGDIVCISGMDELFISDTLCDINNVEAMKPLTVDEPTVSMTFQVNDSPFCGKEGKFVTSRNIKERLDKELLYNVALRVEEGDSADKFKVSGRGELHLSVLIENMRREGFEMGVGRPEVIIREVGGVKQEPFENVTIDIPEDAQGKVMEEMGLRKGDLSNMVPDGKGRVRLEYNIPARGLIGFRNQFLTLTNGAGILTSIFDRYDTMKSGHMSGRQNGVLVSIDTGKALTYSLETLQARGKLFVEHGQEIYNGQIVGLNSRDNDLGVNPTKGKKLDNMRASGKDETIALVPPVRFTLEQALEFIQDDELCEVTPKSIRLRKKILDEGERTRAAKKAKN, encoded by the coding sequence GTGATCGAGAATCTACGTAACATCGCCATCATTGCCCACGTTGACCATGGTAAGACCACCCTGGTAGACAAACTCCTGCGTCAGTCCGGCACCCTGGAGCGCGGCGAGCTCAACGACGAGCGCGTGATGGACTCCAACGACCAGGAAAAAGAGCGCGGCATTACCATCCTGGCGAAGAACACCGCCATCCGTTGGAACGACTACCGCATCAACATCGTCGACACCCCCGGCCACGCCGACTTCGGCGGTGAAGTGGAGCGCGTGATGTCGATGGTCGACTCCGTCCTGTTGCTGGTCGACGCCCAAGACGGCCCGATGCCGCAAACCCGCTTCGTGACCAAGAAGGCCTTCGAAGCCGGCCTGAAGCCGATCGTGGTGATCAACAAGGTCGACCGTCCGGGCGCGCGTCCTGACTGGGTGCTGGATCAGATCTTCGACCTGTTCGACAACCTCGGCGCTACCGAAGAGCAGCTCGACTTCCAGGTCGTCTACGCCTCGGCCCTGAACGGCATCGCCGGTCTGGATCACACCGCCATGGCCGAAGACATGAGCCCGCTGTACCAGGCCATCGTCGACCACGTACCGGCTCCTCAGGTCGACGTTGACGGCCCGTTCCAGATGCAGATCTCGGCACTGGACTACAACAGCTTCCTGGGCATCATCGGCGTTGGCCGTATCGCCCGCGGTCGCGTCAAGCCGAACACCCCGGTCGTCGCCATCGACACCGAAGGCAAGAAGCGCAACGGCCGTATCCTCAAGCTGATGGGCCACCACGGTCTGCACCGTGTGGACGTCGAAGAAGCCACCGCGGGCGACATCGTCTGCATCAGCGGCATGGACGAGCTGTTCATCTCCGACACCCTGTGTGACATCAACAACGTCGAAGCGATGAAGCCGCTGACCGTCGACGAGCCGACCGTTTCCATGACGTTCCAGGTCAACGATTCGCCGTTCTGTGGCAAGGAAGGCAAGTTCGTCACCAGCCGCAACATCAAGGAGCGTCTGGACAAGGAGCTGCTGTACAACGTGGCCCTGCGCGTCGAAGAGGGCGACTCGGCTGACAAGTTCAAGGTCTCCGGCCGTGGTGAACTGCACCTGTCGGTACTGATCGAGAACATGCGCCGCGAAGGCTTCGAGATGGGCGTAGGCCGTCCGGAAGTGATCATCCGTGAAGTCGGCGGCGTCAAGCAGGAGCCGTTCGAGAACGTCACCATCGACATCCCGGAAGACGCCCAGGGCAAGGTCATGGAAGAGATGGGTCTGCGCAAGGGCGACCTGAGCAACATGGTGCCGGATGGCAAGGGCCGTGTGCGCCTGGAGTACAACATCCCGGCTCGTGGCCTGATCGGTTTCCGTAACCAGTTCCTGACCCTGACCAACGGTGCCGGCATCCTGACCTCGATCTTCGATCGCTACGACACCATGAAGTCCGGCCACATGTCCGGCCGTCAGAACGGCGTACTGGTTTCGATCGATACCGGCAAGGCCCTGACCTATTCCCTGGAAACCCTGCAGGCGCGCGGCAAGCTGTTCGTCGAGCACGGCCAGGAAATCTACAACGGTCAGATCGTCGGCCTGAACAGCCGCGACAACGACCTGGGCGTGAACCCCACCAAGGGCAAGAAGCTCGACAACATGCGTGCTTCCGGTAAAGACGAAACCATCGCGCTGGTGCCGCCGGTTCGTTTCACCCTGGAGCAGGCCCTGGAGTTCATCCAGGACGACGAGCTGTGCGAAGTCACGCCGAAGTCGATCCGTCTGCGCAAGAAGATCCTGGACGAAGGCGAGCGCACCCGCGCTGCCAAGAAAGCCAAGAACTGA
- the thiI gene encoding tRNA uracil 4-sulfurtransferase ThiI has product MKLIVKVFPEITIKSRPVRKHFIRQLAKNIRTVLRDLDPQLQVSGVWDNLEVETAISEPKVLQEMIERLRCTPGLIHFLEVHEYPLGDFDDVLDKCKTHFAGQLPGKVFAVRCKRGGKHSFTSMDIERYVGSQLRQQCGAAGIDLKKPEVEVRMEIRDQRLFIVHRQHNGLGGYPLGSLEQTLVLMSGGFDSTVAAYQMMRRGLVAHFCFFNLGGRAHELGVMEVAHYLWQKFGRSQRVLFISVPFEEVLAEILGKVDNSQMGVILKRMMLRASTRMAERLQIDALVTGEAISQVSSQTLPNLSVIDSATDKLVLRPLIASHKQDIIDTAYAIGTAEFAKHMPEYCGVISVNPTTKAKPERIAYEESHFDMAILERALERATLLPIDKVIDELGKDVQVEEVDEALAGHVVIDIRHPDAVDDEPLELPGIEVQALPFYALNSKFKELDETRQYLLYCDKGVMSRLHAHHLLSEGHANVRVYRPT; this is encoded by the coding sequence ATGAAACTGATCGTTAAAGTTTTCCCCGAAATCACCATCAAGAGCCGCCCGGTGCGCAAGCATTTCATCCGGCAGTTGGCCAAGAACATCCGTACCGTGCTGCGCGATCTCGATCCGCAGCTGCAGGTCAGCGGTGTGTGGGACAACCTCGAGGTGGAAACCGCGATCAGTGAGCCGAAAGTGCTGCAGGAGATGATCGAGCGGCTGCGCTGCACCCCCGGCCTGATCCATTTCCTCGAAGTCCACGAGTACCCACTGGGCGACTTCGACGACGTGCTGGACAAGTGCAAGACCCATTTCGCCGGCCAGTTGCCGGGCAAGGTCTTCGCCGTGCGCTGCAAGCGCGGCGGCAAGCACAGCTTCACCTCGATGGACATCGAGCGCTACGTCGGCAGCCAGCTGCGCCAGCAATGCGGCGCCGCCGGCATCGACCTGAAGAAGCCCGAGGTCGAAGTGCGCATGGAGATTCGCGACCAGCGCCTGTTCATCGTCCATCGCCAGCACAACGGCCTGGGCGGCTATCCGCTGGGCTCGCTGGAGCAGACCCTGGTGCTGATGTCCGGCGGCTTCGACTCCACCGTCGCCGCCTACCAGATGATGCGCCGCGGCCTGGTCGCCCACTTCTGCTTCTTCAACCTCGGTGGCCGCGCCCACGAGCTGGGCGTGATGGAAGTGGCCCACTACCTGTGGCAGAAGTTCGGCCGTTCCCAGCGCGTGCTGTTCATCAGCGTGCCGTTCGAGGAAGTATTGGCCGAGATCCTCGGCAAGGTCGACAACAGCCAGATGGGCGTGATCCTCAAGCGCATGATGCTGCGCGCCTCCACGCGCATGGCCGAGCGTCTGCAGATCGATGCCCTGGTTACCGGCGAGGCGATTTCCCAGGTGTCCAGCCAGACCCTGCCGAACCTCTCGGTGATCGACTCGGCCACCGACAAGCTGGTGCTGCGGCCGCTGATCGCCAGCCACAAGCAGGACATCATCGACACCGCCTATGCCATCGGCACCGCCGAGTTCGCCAAGCACATGCCCGAATACTGCGGGGTGATTTCGGTCAACCCGACCACCAAGGCCAAGCCCGAGCGCATCGCCTACGAGGAATCGCACTTCGACATGGCGATTCTCGAGCGCGCCCTGGAGCGCGCCACCCTGCTGCCGATCGACAAGGTGATCGACGAGCTGGGCAAGGACGTGCAGGTCGAGGAGGTCGACGAGGCCCTGGCCGGCCATGTGGTGATCGACATCCGTCACCCCGACGCGGTCGACGACGAGCCGCTGGAACTGCCCGGCATCGAGGTTCAGGCGCTGCCTTTCTACGCCCTGAACAGCAAGTTCAAGGAGCTGGATGAGACCCGCCAGTACCTGCTGTATTGCGACAAGGGGGTGATGAGCCGCCTGCATGCCCACCATCTGTTGAGCGAGGGGCATGCCAATGTGCGCGTTTATCGTCCGACATAA
- the glnA gene encoding glutamate--ammonia ligase: MSKSIQLIKEHDVKWVDLRFTDTKGKQHHVTMPARDALDEDFFEHGKMFDGSSIHGWKGIEASDMILMPVDETAVLDPFTEEPTLIIVCDIVEPSTMQGYDRDPRSIAKRAEEFLKTTGIGDTVFVGPEPEFFIFDEVKFKSDISGSMFKIYSEQGSWMTDQDVEGGNKGHRPAVKGGYFPVPPCDHDHEIRTAMCNAMEEMGLVVEVHHHEVATAGQNEIGVKFNTLVAKADEVQTLKYCVHNVADAYGKTATFMPKPLYGDNGSGMHVHMSISKDGKNTFSGEGYAGLSDTALYFIGGIIKHGKALNGFTNPATNSYKRLVPGFEAPVMLAYSARNRSASIRIPYVSSPKARRIEARFPDPAANPYLCFAALLMAGLDGIQNKIHPGDAADKNLYDLPPEEGKLIPQVCGSLKEALEELDKGRAFLTKGGVFSDDFIDAYIELKSEEEIKVRTFVHPLEYDLYYSV, encoded by the coding sequence ATGTCGAAGTCGATTCAACTGATTAAAGAACACGACGTGAAGTGGGTTGACCTGCGCTTCACCGACACCAAGGGCAAGCAGCACCACGTCACCATGCCGGCTCGCGACGCCCTGGACGAAGACTTCTTCGAGCACGGCAAGATGTTCGACGGCTCCTCCATCCACGGCTGGAAAGGCATCGAAGCCTCCGACATGATCCTGATGCCGGTCGACGAGACCGCCGTGCTGGATCCCTTCACCGAAGAGCCGACCCTGATCATCGTCTGCGACATCGTCGAGCCGAGCACCATGCAGGGCTACGACCGCGACCCGCGCTCGATCGCCAAGCGCGCCGAGGAATTCCTCAAGACCACCGGCATCGGCGACACCGTATTCGTCGGCCCGGAGCCCGAGTTCTTCATCTTCGACGAAGTGAAGTTCAAGTCCGACATCTCCGGCTCGATGTTCAAGATCTACTCCGAGCAGGGTTCCTGGATGACCGACCAGGACGTCGAAGGCGGCAACAAGGGCCACCGCCCGGCCGTCAAGGGCGGTTACTTCCCGGTTCCGCCGTGCGACCACGACCACGAAATCCGTACCGCCATGTGTAATGCCATGGAAGAAATGGGCCTGGTCGTCGAAGTGCATCACCACGAAGTGGCCACTGCCGGCCAGAACGAAATCGGCGTGAAGTTCAACACCCTGGTGGCCAAGGCTGACGAAGTTCAGACCCTGAAGTACTGCGTGCACAACGTCGCCGACGCCTATGGCAAGACTGCTACCTTCATGCCGAAGCCGCTGTACGGCGACAACGGCTCGGGCATGCACGTGCACATGTCGATCTCCAAGGACGGCAAGAACACCTTCTCCGGCGAAGGCTATGCCGGCCTGTCCGACACCGCCCTGTACTTCATCGGCGGCATCATCAAGCACGGCAAGGCGCTGAACGGTTTCACCAACCCGGCGACCAACTCCTACAAGCGTCTGGTCCCGGGCTTCGAAGCCCCGGTCATGCTGGCCTACTCGGCGCGCAACCGCTCCGCCTCGATCCGCATCCCGTACGTGTCCAGCCCGAAGGCCCGCCGCATCGAGGCGCGCTTCCCGGACCCGGCCGCCAACCCGTACCTGTGCTTCGCCGCCCTGCTGATGGCCGGCCTGGACGGCATCCAGAACAAGATCCACCCCGGCGACGCGGCGGACAAGAACCTGTATGACCTGCCGCCGGAAGAAGGCAAGCTGATCCCGCAGGTATGCGGCAGCCTGAAGGAAGCCCTGGAAGAGCTGGACAAGGGCCGCGCGTTCCTGACCAAGGGCGGCGTGTTCTCCGACGACTTCATCGATGCCTACATCGAACTGAAGAGCGAAGAAGAGATCAAGGTGCGCACCTTCGTGCACCCGCTGGAATACGACCTGTACTACAGCGTCTAA